A single genomic interval of Aegicerativicinus sediminis harbors:
- a CDS encoding MBOAT family O-acyltransferase encodes MNRLVDIFTFSEEYPLIFTQANFWIFFVVAYFVFALCYKKLSLRNSYLFLASLFFYYKTSGLFVGILIFSTLVDFFIGKSIYNSQHSTIRKFLVTCSVVINLTVLCYFKYAYFFTDSFNMLFHTNYEVFNWLAQWGNSFNNLNYFSVEKIILPVGISFYTFQTISYSVDIYRNKVKPLKSILDFGFYVSFFPQLVAGPIVRAENFVPQINRPTTITKADFDSGTYFILKGFVKKMIFADFIAMHFLDKVFDAPEMFSGFANVMAMIGYSLQIYGDFSGYTDIAIGLALLMGFQLPINFNSPYKAENAGEFWKRWHISLSTWLRDYLYIPLGGNRNGTRASYIILTIILIGVVLAFRNLTLALIICSLVLILMLLAKYSMAVRKHVNTNINLMLTMLIGGLWHGASWKFVIWGGLNGLGILVYKYWRKISPYENKKGWVVHAWKILVTFVFITFTRIYFRGESMDHISRWYYQVANNFDWSSAIAILINYQAVFWVMLVGYITHWLPQSTKNRIEGFYANSSLPLKAIYAIFIGILCYQAFSTDFQPFIYFQF; translated from the coding sequence ATGAATAGGTTAGTTGATATTTTCACATTTTCTGAAGAATATCCTCTCATATTCACCCAAGCCAATTTTTGGATCTTTTTTGTAGTTGCCTATTTTGTCTTTGCCCTTTGCTATAAAAAATTATCCCTTAGAAACTCTTATCTATTTTTAGCCTCTTTATTCTTTTATTACAAAACAAGTGGCTTATTCGTTGGTATTTTAATTTTTTCCACCTTGGTAGATTTTTTCATTGGAAAATCTATTTATAACTCTCAACATTCAACAATACGCAAATTTCTGGTAACCTGTAGTGTGGTTATTAACTTAACGGTGCTTTGCTATTTTAAATACGCTTATTTCTTTACAGACTCATTTAATATGCTATTCCATACCAATTATGAGGTATTTAATTGGTTGGCCCAATGGGGAAACAGTTTTAATAACTTAAACTATTTCAGCGTAGAAAAAATTATTCTTCCGGTGGGGATAAGTTTTTATACATTTCAAACAATAAGTTACAGTGTAGATATCTATAGAAATAAAGTAAAACCGTTAAAATCAATTTTAGATTTTGGATTTTATGTCAGTTTCTTTCCACAGTTGGTAGCAGGTCCGATTGTTCGGGCAGAAAATTTTGTGCCACAAATAAATCGTCCAACAACCATAACTAAAGCTGATTTCGATTCAGGAACTTATTTCATTTTAAAAGGCTTCGTAAAGAAAATGATCTTTGCAGATTTCATTGCCATGCATTTTTTAGACAAAGTATTTGATGCACCTGAAATGTTTTCTGGATTTGCCAATGTAATGGCAATGATCGGTTATTCGCTTCAAATTTATGGTGACTTTTCTGGCTATACAGATATTGCGATTGGTTTGGCTCTGTTAATGGGCTTTCAATTACCAATTAACTTTAATTCTCCATACAAAGCGGAAAACGCGGGCGAATTTTGGAAACGATGGCATATTTCCCTTTCGACCTGGTTACGTGATTATCTTTATATTCCTTTAGGCGGCAATAGAAATGGTACAAGAGCATCATACATTATTTTGACCATAATCTTAATTGGAGTTGTCCTTGCGTTTAGAAATCTTACCCTGGCCCTAATTATTTGCTCTCTGGTGTTAATATTAATGCTATTAGCTAAATATAGTATGGCTGTGAGAAAGCATGTCAATACCAACATAAACCTTATGCTCACCATGCTTATTGGGGGACTATGGCATGGTGCCTCTTGGAAATTCGTTATTTGGGGTGGATTGAATGGCTTGGGGATTTTGGTTTATAAATATTGGCGTAAAATTAGCCCTTATGAAAACAAAAAGGGATGGGTTGTCCATGCCTGGAAAATTCTTGTAACTTTTGTTTTTATAACATTTACCCGTATTTATTTCCGAGGGGAAAGCATGGATCATATTTCGCGTTGGTATTACCAAGTCGCCAACAATTTTGATTGGTCGAGTGCAATTGCGATACTAATAAATTATCAAGCTGTATTTTGGGTAATGCTAGTTGGTTATATAACCCATTGGTTACCGCAATCCACTAAGAATAGAATTGAGGGGTTTTATGCTAATAGCTCATTGCCACTTAAGGCGATATATGCAATTTTTATAGGGATTTTATGTTATCAAGCATTTTCAACAGATTTTCAACCGTTCATATATTTCCAATTTTAG
- a CDS encoding DUF2911 domain-containing protein: MKHLLTLFVVAAFGLGATAQIQTPAASPQAKLQQTVGLTEVTVDYSRPNMRGRTVYGDLVPYDKLWRTGANKNTTVSFSTDVTIAGSKVKAGTYAIFTKPGKSAWDVYFYSDTENWGTPQKWDESKVVAKATPEVYTMPMDIETFTITIDDVASGSAVLGILWEKTYVGVKFEVPTDEMVTASINRVMNGPTANDYFAAATYYSAEGKDIKQAIAWMDKAMSMTKEPAYWQYRQQSLLYAKAGEKSKAIEAAKKSLEGAKKAGNDDYIKMNEDSLAEWGAK, encoded by the coding sequence ATGAAGCACTTATTAACCTTATTTGTAGTGGCAGCTTTTGGGCTGGGCGCTACTGCACAAATTCAAACACCAGCTGCTAGTCCACAAGCGAAACTTCAACAGACAGTTGGATTAACCGAAGTTACAGTAGATTATTCTAGACCCAATATGAGGGGTAGAACTGTCTATGGAGATTTAGTTCCTTACGATAAACTTTGGAGAACTGGAGCTAATAAAAACACTACTGTTTCTTTTAGCACAGACGTAACAATTGCTGGTTCAAAAGTTAAAGCAGGTACCTATGCAATTTTTACAAAGCCGGGCAAGTCCGCTTGGGACGTGTATTTTTATTCAGATACTGAAAATTGGGGCACACCTCAAAAATGGGATGAATCTAAAGTTGTAGCAAAAGCAACTCCAGAAGTATATACAATGCCAATGGATATTGAAACTTTTACTATTACCATTGATGATGTGGCTTCGGGATCAGCCGTATTGGGAATTTTATGGGAGAAGACCTATGTGGGAGTAAAGTTTGAAGTTCCTACTGATGAAATGGTAACCGCCTCCATCAATAGAGTAATGAACGGTCCGACCGCAAATGATTATTTTGCTGCTGCAACCTATTATTCTGCGGAAGGTAAAGATATTAAGCAAGCTATCGCTTGGATGGATAAAGCTATGTCCATGACAAAAGAACCAGCTTATTGGCAGTATCGCCAACAGTCTTTGTTATATGCTAAGGCTGGTGAGAAGTCTAAAGCTATCGAAGCTGCTAAAAAATCATTAGAGGGCGCTAAAAAAGCTGGCAATGATGATTATATTAAAATGAATGAAGACTCTCTCGCAGAGTGGGGGGCTAAATAA
- a CDS encoding GDSL-type esterase/lipase family protein translates to MKQFIALILFCFLGKFSFAQHYVLDSIKPSLGHLINFEANKFEYAENSPFFDKFFKKMSNIYQGKQEKLHIFHIGGSHIQADIYSNKVRTYLQNANAASMGQRGFVVPFQLAHTNNPTNYRIEANKELWKGYRCSIRKDSVAWGLAGVTAAFRDKVDTIYIKSNHKNYTNYPYCFDRLRIFYNTWKNDYHLKPLDSTITYTNRVNTDKMYVEYQFPYEIDSVAFQIKLKDTTTVDPEFLFMGAEYMNNGPGIEYTSIGVNGASFEWYKRCAFFERQLSLYKPDMFIISIGTNDAYMPPSKFDADRFRDNYESFIEMIKRINPDCAILLTVPNDDYYRKRNPNPNTALQEKIIKQLAQKYRMAVWDFYTIMGGFGSSNEWYKNELMPKDRIHFTYLGYEIKADLFLNAFIKAWSEITDESYDTLINHYTTLDE, encoded by the coding sequence ATGAAACAGTTTATAGCCCTAATTCTTTTTTGTTTTTTAGGTAAGTTTTCCTTTGCCCAACACTATGTTTTAGATAGTATTAAGCCGAGCCTTGGACATCTTATTAATTTCGAGGCAAATAAGTTTGAATACGCAGAAAATTCTCCCTTTTTTGATAAGTTCTTCAAAAAGATGAGTAATATATATCAAGGAAAACAGGAGAAACTTCACATTTTTCATATTGGAGGCTCACATATACAAGCAGATATTTACTCAAATAAAGTAAGGACTTATTTACAAAATGCTAACGCTGCCTCAATGGGTCAACGAGGATTTGTTGTGCCTTTTCAATTAGCCCATACAAACAACCCAACCAATTACCGGATAGAAGCTAATAAAGAGCTTTGGAAAGGTTACCGATGTTCAATACGAAAAGATAGTGTAGCTTGGGGTTTGGCAGGTGTTACTGCTGCATTTAGGGATAAAGTTGATACTATTTACATTAAATCCAATCACAAAAACTATACTAACTATCCCTATTGTTTTGATCGATTAAGGATTTTCTATAACACCTGGAAAAATGATTATCATTTAAAACCATTGGATAGCACAATTACCTATACTAATAGGGTTAATACTGATAAAATGTATGTAGAGTATCAATTTCCTTATGAAATTGATTCTGTTGCATTTCAAATTAAATTAAAAGACACTACAACAGTTGATCCTGAGTTTTTGTTCATGGGAGCTGAATATATGAACAACGGTCCAGGTATAGAATACACTAGTATTGGGGTAAATGGTGCAAGTTTTGAATGGTACAAGCGCTGTGCTTTTTTTGAAAGGCAATTAAGTTTATACAAACCAGACATGTTTATTATTTCAATTGGCACTAATGATGCCTATATGCCTCCATCAAAATTTGATGCTGACAGGTTTAGGGATAATTATGAATCCTTTATTGAGATGATAAAGCGGATAAACCCTGACTGCGCTATTTTATTAACTGTACCCAACGATGATTATTATAGGAAAAGGAACCCCAACCCAAATACAGCGCTCCAGGAAAAGATTATTAAACAATTGGCTCAAAAGTACCGCATGGCCGTTTGGGATTTCTATACTATAATGGGTGGTTTTGGCTCCTCTAACGAATGGTACAAAAATGAATTAATGCCTAAAGACCGAATTCACTTCACCTACCTAGGTTACGAAATTAAAGCTGATTTGTTTTTGAATGCATTTATAAAAGCTTGGTCAGAAATTACGGATGAATCTTATGATACCTTAATTAATCACTATACTACTTTGGATGAATAG
- a CDS encoding WD40 repeat domain-containing protein yields the protein MKKIVVLGLILIFSISCKKEKPSTMESAEHKNEDILWTVEYSPDNTLFAVGGNYDSLFIYNTGSNSIFKKYFFSNTITRAIWHPKDSLIGINLQVSQNKPGILNLSTSQFIQLDSISVDGARGMAWSPSGDKLAIGDNDGYLSVFSDKGRFEKRIKVDPKGITDLDWNPDGKTIAVVGSQIALYSLDSDEVKVIVDMDEQTLHLSVNWHPSGEFFTSGDYGNIENNINPILSYWSKDGQFLDAYDKGKAPYRNIYWNKEGSSLYTASDGLRIFNSEGNLLKHIPTTNKLWGIDILEDQNGLEKVLVTSEKGEILLINAENGTKEIIK from the coding sequence ATGAAAAAAATCGTTGTACTTGGTTTGATATTAATATTTTCGATTTCCTGCAAAAAGGAAAAACCATCGACTATGGAATCTGCAGAGCATAAAAATGAGGACATTCTATGGACGGTAGAATACAGTCCTGACAATACCTTATTTGCTGTTGGTGGTAATTATGATTCGTTATTCATCTATAATACTGGGTCAAATTCAATTTTTAAAAAATACTTTTTCAGCAATACAATTACCCGCGCAATTTGGCATCCAAAAGATTCCTTAATTGGTATTAATCTTCAAGTTTCACAAAATAAACCTGGAATTCTGAATTTATCAACCAGTCAATTCATTCAATTGGATAGCATATCGGTTGATGGTGCACGGGGTATGGCATGGTCTCCTTCTGGGGATAAACTTGCGATAGGTGATAATGATGGATACCTTAGTGTTTTCAGTGATAAGGGTAGATTTGAAAAGAGAATTAAGGTAGACCCTAAAGGAATAACCGATTTAGATTGGAACCCTGATGGCAAAACAATAGCTGTAGTCGGTTCACAAATTGCTTTATACAGTTTAGATTCTGATGAGGTAAAGGTAATTGTTGACATGGATGAGCAAACACTTCATTTAAGTGTTAATTGGCATCCGTCTGGCGAATTTTTTACTTCTGGAGATTATGGCAATATTGAAAACAACATCAATCCAATTCTAAGTTATTGGAGTAAAGATGGGCAATTTCTTGATGCCTACGATAAGGGAAAGGCCCCCTACCGTAATATTTACTGGAATAAGGAAGGTAGCAGCTTATATACTGCAAGTGATGGGTTAAGAATATTTAATTCTGAAGGTAATCTACTAAAGCATATCCCAACTACTAATAAGTTATGGGGAATTGATATTCTTGAAGATCAAAACGGGTTGGAAAAAGTATTGGTGACTTCGGAAAAAGGAGAAATTCTGCTAATCAACGCCGAAAACGGAACAAAGGAAATCATAAAATAA
- a CDS encoding TetR family transcriptional regulator C-terminal domain-containing protein — MATTKTKKSAKKEPSKRDILTSYMEYVLENGKQPPSVFAFSKSNKMDESQFYNHFGSFKSLEKGIYEEFFNMAMALLKKDKSYNNFDSQNKLLSFYYTFFEILKQNRSYVLKSLDDSGRINKQIEILEGLRFKFEEYVKELDIDTLDLKNKDANTLQKNLLSKAAWTQMLITLKFWLEDDSVNFEKTDVLIEKSVTTSFELINLQPIRSVLDLGKFLYKEKFKSQS; from the coding sequence ATGGCCACAACAAAAACGAAAAAATCCGCTAAAAAAGAACCATCTAAAAGGGATATTTTAACTTCCTATATGGAATATGTTTTGGAGAATGGAAAACAACCACCCTCGGTATTTGCATTTTCCAAATCAAACAAAATGGATGAGTCTCAATTTTATAATCATTTTGGATCGTTCAAATCTTTAGAAAAGGGAATCTATGAGGAGTTTTTCAATATGGCTATGGCTCTATTAAAAAAAGATAAGAGCTATAATAATTTCGATAGTCAGAATAAACTATTAAGCTTCTATTACACCTTTTTTGAAATACTAAAACAGAACAGAAGCTATGTTTTAAAGTCCTTGGATGATAGCGGTAGAATAAATAAGCAAATTGAGATTCTTGAGGGGCTACGGTTTAAATTTGAAGAATATGTAAAAGAATTAGATATTGACACTCTTGACCTTAAAAATAAGGATGCCAATACCCTACAGAAAAATTTGTTATCCAAAGCCGCTTGGACCCAGATGCTCATAACACTTAAATTTTGGTTGGAAGATGATTCGGTAAATTTTGAAAAAACTGACGTTCTAATTGAAAAATCTGTAACAACCAGTTTTGAACTTATAAATCTTCAGCCGATTCGCTCAGTATTAGATTTAGGGAAATTTTTATATAAGGAGAAATTTAAATCCCAATCTTAA
- a CDS encoding Gfo/Idh/MocA family protein encodes MDRPVRWGIIGLGKIAHKFAHDLLLVKNSKLQGVASRSQSKAEIFAKQYNAQSIYGSYKDLITDPNIDAVYIATPHSYHKQNSLDCLAHGKAVLCEKPMGIDQIEVKEMADFAKEHNILLMEAMWSVFHPHFSFVKQKCEEGDFGKIRFLSADFGFLPEFDPNGRLYKKELGGGSLLDIGIYPIFIALYLLGEPKDISASATFYDSGADSSCTMKFDYGDGVIANLKSTLLEDTPTTCTIEFERATVIMHRRFHMPTSITITSRGLKEAKEFESIGYGYAHEIIHFNKLFREGLKESPVMPLSMSLTLSKTMDKVKNIIGLSYAKK; translated from the coding sequence ATGGATAGACCAGTTCGCTGGGGCATTATTGGCTTAGGCAAAATTGCACACAAATTTGCACATGATCTTTTACTCGTGAAAAATTCAAAGCTGCAAGGAGTAGCCTCTAGATCTCAATCTAAAGCTGAGATTTTTGCAAAACAATATAATGCGCAAAGTATTTATGGTTCCTACAAAGATTTAATAACCGACCCTAATATAGATGCAGTTTACATTGCTACGCCTCATTCATATCACAAGCAAAATAGTTTAGACTGTTTGGCACATGGAAAGGCTGTTCTTTGTGAGAAACCTATGGGCATTGATCAAATAGAAGTAAAAGAGATGGCTGATTTTGCTAAAGAACATAACATTTTGCTAATGGAAGCCATGTGGTCTGTATTTCACCCTCATTTTAGTTTCGTAAAACAGAAATGCGAAGAAGGAGATTTTGGAAAAATTAGATTTCTTTCTGCAGACTTTGGCTTTTTACCTGAATTTGATCCTAATGGTCGTCTGTACAAAAAGGAATTGGGAGGCGGCAGTCTATTAGATATTGGCATTTATCCAATATTTATAGCCTTATATCTTTTAGGCGAACCCAAAGATATTTCAGCTTCCGCAACATTTTATGATTCGGGGGCAGACTCTAGTTGCACAATGAAATTTGATTATGGAGATGGGGTAATTGCCAATTTAAAATCTACTCTACTAGAAGACACCCCAACAACCTGCACAATAGAGTTTGAAAGGGCTACGGTTATTATGCATAGACGATTCCATATGCCAACATCCATTACCATTACCTCTAGGGGGCTAAAAGAGGCTAAAGAATTTGAATCAATTGGATACGGCTATGCCCATGAGATAATTCATTTCAATAAATTATTCAGGGAAGGATTAAAGGAGAGTCCAGTAATGCCCTTATCGATGAGCCTAACTTTATCTAAAACCATGGACAAGGTGAAGAATATAATTGGGCTATCTTATGCTAAAAAATAA
- a CDS encoding helix-turn-helix domain-containing protein, whose translation MESTFVIKVNAIIESNLEDEKFGVNELADACHLSRSQLHRKLGELTGKSTTQYIREYRLEKALKMLKNNEATASEIAYKVGFNSPTYFNSSFSKYFGYTPGEYRVRSSLETESEVENTETPSKISKSKILTFSIVGLLVVLGVIFWQSSTTIEPETLDPIEVIATPTNDNVSIMVSVFKNLSSDPQNQYFADGIREDIISQLSKLEGVIIKSDQLPKSNLNVGSSNQSNPIKIEVDYVLNGSVQKFEDDIKVNIQLFDSNTNSLVWTSGFENKFEDIFELEKEISRQIASELDLVLGPDEIQRLEKTPTDNIEAYNLYLQGKYKMFQFKQPDFDEAIQLFYECINMDPNFALGYVGLSEWVLYNFFPNVPEAEFLRAREYINKALSIDENISDAQRVLGVISMEYEWNWNKAETAFKKALELDSNNLYAYINYAKFLRSIKGDFDSALYYLEESLKRNPVSYHAYVLSAETYFMKKDYDTAIKLAEKVLDSSDLGSWKMWAYWIQFLAYAEIGEDDKAVDLLTKSWELGIDSSYNIAPMKEAYKKSGIDGVFQFIVDLDTKNALLARNYQNAYLIAQKLAYLGKFEDAMQWIEKAYERKNSDLYQIKNDPLFNKMHNYKPFLDLLDKMGLGGYPIPIKP comes from the coding sequence ATGGAGAGTACATTTGTTATTAAAGTAAACGCTATAATCGAGAGTAACCTTGAGGATGAAAAATTTGGTGTAAACGAATTAGCAGATGCTTGTCATCTTAGCAGGTCTCAACTCCATCGTAAATTAGGAGAGCTAACAGGTAAATCTACCACTCAATATATAAGGGAATATCGTTTAGAAAAGGCGTTGAAAATGTTGAAGAATAATGAGGCAACCGCCTCTGAAATAGCCTATAAAGTTGGTTTCAATAGTCCGACTTATTTTAATTCTAGTTTCAGTAAATATTTTGGATATACGCCTGGTGAGTATAGGGTTAGAAGTAGTTTAGAAACTGAATCTGAGGTGGAAAACACTGAAACACCTTCAAAAATTAGTAAAAGTAAAATCCTGACTTTTTCTATTGTTGGTTTACTAGTTGTATTAGGTGTTATTTTTTGGCAGAGCAGCACAACTATTGAACCAGAGACTTTAGATCCTATTGAAGTAATTGCAACACCTACAAATGATAATGTTTCTATTATGGTTTCGGTTTTTAAGAATTTAAGTTCCGATCCACAGAATCAGTATTTTGCAGATGGAATTCGAGAGGATATAATCTCGCAATTATCTAAGTTGGAGGGTGTTATTATAAAATCAGATCAGCTGCCTAAATCTAATCTTAATGTAGGTTCAAGTAACCAGTCAAATCCAATAAAAATAGAAGTGGATTATGTTCTAAATGGAAGTGTACAGAAATTTGAGGATGATATAAAAGTAAATATTCAACTTTTTGATTCTAACACCAACAGTTTGGTTTGGACCAGCGGTTTCGAAAATAAATTTGAAGATATATTTGAATTAGAAAAGGAGATTTCAAGGCAAATAGCTTCAGAATTGGACCTTGTTCTAGGTCCGGATGAAATTCAACGGCTAGAAAAAACCCCAACCGATAATATTGAAGCTTACAACCTTTATTTACAGGGTAAATACAAAATGTTTCAGTTTAAGCAACCAGATTTTGATGAAGCCATCCAACTTTTCTACGAGTGCATAAATATGGATCCCAATTTTGCGTTGGGGTATGTGGGCTTGTCAGAATGGGTGCTATATAATTTTTTCCCGAATGTACCCGAAGCTGAATTTTTACGTGCACGTGAATATATTAATAAGGCCCTTTCTATTGATGAAAATATTAGTGATGCACAAAGGGTATTGGGAGTAATTTCCATGGAGTATGAGTGGAATTGGAATAAGGCGGAAACTGCGTTTAAAAAGGCCTTGGAGCTGGATTCTAATAATTTGTATGCATATATAAATTATGCTAAATTTTTACGTTCGATTAAGGGTGATTTTGACAGTGCTCTTTATTATTTGGAAGAAAGCTTAAAAAGAAATCCTGTATCCTACCATGCCTATGTCCTAAGCGCTGAAACTTATTTTATGAAAAAGGATTATGATACCGCCATAAAGCTGGCCGAAAAAGTTTTGGACTCATCCGATTTAGGTTCATGGAAAATGTGGGCATATTGGATTCAATTTTTAGCATATGCTGAAATAGGCGAGGATGATAAGGCGGTTGATTTGTTAACCAAAAGCTGGGAATTAGGTATAGATTCAAGTTATAATATTGCGCCAATGAAGGAGGCTTATAAGAAAAGCGGTATTGATGGTGTTTTTCAATTTATTGTAGATTTAGACACTAAAAATGCACTTCTCGCCCGTAATTATCAAAATGCCTATCTCATTGCTCAAAAATTAGCGTATTTGGGCAAATTTGAAGATGCGATGCAGTGGATTGAGAAGGCCTATGAAAGGAAAAATTCGGATCTATATCAAATAAAAAATGATCCCTTATTTAATAAGATGCACAACTATAAACCATTTTTAGACCTACTTGATAAAATGGGACTTGGTGGTTACCCTATCCCTATTAAACCTTAA
- a CDS encoding SGNH/GDSL hydrolase family protein — protein MKYRPLTILLFFIAVLFALFGFTYLSAPNKLEDGKIQDGFAIGENIIKYPTTTTFFMDETLDEDHIKEIDSIVENIENVIAIKEVPEEVSEPNIPDFTQIDTSKIQRIHYPENKSAFIGDIRSSLQSNSCRIIHYGDSQIEGDRISSYLRNRLQGMYGGYGPGFIPIVQVYEQISAVVTPSGNWSRYAYFDPTQKKFEHKKYGAYNSFSRFTEFPSNPTEFNLDTIPVSKATIDIGIPAKSYGRLKTFKTIGLHYGNALAPVKIKVINGGSVIRTDSLNTDGKYHKYQIKLAETPSNLKIELETKISPDFYGITLDTDNGISLDNVAMRGSSGTVFANTNSENFAQMYGGLNPKIVIFQYGGNSVPYMKDSLKVKQYVGYLRNHIRWVQRKTKNSKFIFIGPSDLTTMENGRRISYPLLPFINESLKEMCLENNVAYWSMFDAMGGLNSMPHWVDQSLAGSDYTHFTFTGSRLISEMFFLALYLDLNNS, from the coding sequence ATGAAATATAGGCCCCTAACCATTCTTTTGTTTTTCATAGCGGTTTTATTCGCATTATTCGGTTTTACCTATTTAAGTGCGCCCAATAAGCTTGAGGACGGTAAGATTCAAGATGGTTTTGCAATAGGAGAAAATATCATTAAATATCCTACAACCACTACATTCTTCATGGATGAAACTCTTGATGAAGACCACATAAAAGAAATCGATAGTATCGTTGAAAATATCGAAAATGTTATAGCGATTAAAGAAGTTCCCGAGGAAGTCTCCGAGCCAAACATACCAGATTTCACCCAAATCGATACATCTAAAATTCAACGTATCCATTATCCTGAAAATAAATCTGCCTTTATTGGTGATATTCGGAGTAGTTTACAGTCAAACTCCTGTAGAATTATCCATTATGGTGATTCCCAAATTGAAGGAGATCGTATTTCTTCTTATTTAAGGAATAGATTGCAAGGAATGTATGGTGGTTATGGACCTGGATTTATACCAATCGTACAAGTTTATGAGCAAATTAGTGCAGTTGTAACTCCCTCTGGTAATTGGAGCCGTTATGCATATTTTGATCCTACACAAAAGAAATTTGAGCATAAGAAATATGGTGCTTATAATTCATTTTCTAGATTTACTGAGTTTCCTTCTAACCCAACAGAATTCAACTTAGATACAATTCCGGTTTCAAAAGCAACAATAGATATTGGAATTCCCGCCAAATCATACGGCCGTTTAAAAACCTTTAAAACTATTGGTTTGCATTATGGTAATGCATTGGCACCAGTAAAAATTAAAGTAATCAACGGTGGTTCTGTTATCAGAACCGACTCACTTAATACAGATGGAAAGTACCATAAATATCAAATTAAACTAGCAGAAACCCCTTCCAACCTTAAAATTGAATTGGAAACCAAAATTAGCCCCGACTTTTATGGAATAACTTTAGACACCGATAATGGTATTTCTTTAGACAATGTGGCTATGCGAGGTTCATCAGGTACGGTCTTCGCTAATACCAATAGTGAAAATTTTGCCCAAATGTACGGTGGCCTTAATCCTAAGATTGTGATTTTCCAATACGGAGGAAATTCGGTGCCATATATGAAAGATTCTTTGAAGGTTAAGCAATATGTTGGCTATTTGCGAAATCATATTCGTTGGGTACAACGAAAAACAAAAAATTCAAAATTTATTTTTATTGGACCTTCCGATCTAACAACCATGGAAAATGGAAGACGTATAAGTTATCCCCTCCTACCCTTTATAAATGAATCATTAAAGGAAATGTGCCTAGAAAATAATGTGGCCTATTGGAGCATGTTTGATGCGATGGGTGGCTTAAATTCTATGCCACATTGGGTAGATCAGAGTCTTGCTGGCAGCGATTATACCCATTTTACATTCACAGGCTCTCGCCTAATTTCTGAAATGTTTTTCCTCGCCCTTTATCTAGACCTCAACAACAGCTGA